One Deltaproteobacteria bacterium genomic region harbors:
- a CDS encoding 7-cyano-7-deazaguanine synthase, whose translation MNKKAVALLSGGLDSTLAVKVMLEQGIEIEALNFTSAFCTCNCRESTCRSEAQRVAKEFGIKIKVLQKGLDYVDVIRKPKYGYGQGINPCVDCRIYMHKLAKRYMEETGASFIITGEVLGQRPMSQRIDAFKSIEKESGLQGLILRPLSAKHLEPTIPENAGIVDREKLLDIIGRSRRPQMELAEDFNLENYPCPSGGCLLTDKIFSKKVRDLLEHNKNVTAKDLYILKAGRHFRINENAKVILGRDEKDNIKLKNLKQNEDILIEPLDFAGPTAIICGTADDDAVNTAGRMILRYAKEKANGNGQIKMTWGSETTIFTVDSPLDEKTIERMRIC comes from the coding sequence GTGAATAAAAAGGCTGTGGCATTACTATCAGGCGGACTTGACTCTACCCTTGCTGTAAAGGTCATGTTGGAGCAGGGCATAGAGATAGAAGCCCTTAACTTTACATCTGCGTTTTGCACATGCAACTGCAGGGAATCCACATGCAGGAGTGAGGCACAGAGGGTTGCAAAGGAGTTCGGCATAAAGATAAAGGTTCTTCAAAAGGGTCTTGACTATGTTGATGTAATAAGAAAGCCTAAATACGGCTATGGTCAGGGGATAAATCCATGTGTAGACTGCCGCATCTATATGCACAAACTTGCCAAGAGATACATGGAAGAAACAGGTGCGTCTTTTATCATTACGGGGGAGGTTTTGGGGCAGAGACCCATGTCCCAGAGGATAGATGCATTCAAGTCTATTGAAAAGGAAAGCGGTCTGCAAGGACTTATACTCCGACCCCTTTCTGCAAAACATCTTGAGCCGACAATCCCTGAAAATGCAGGTATCGTGGACAGGGAAAAACTCCTTGATATAATAGGCCGTTCAAGAAGGCCGCAGATGGAACTGGCAGAGGATTTCAATCTTGAAAACTATCCATGCCCGTCAGGTGGTTGTCTTCTTACTGACAAAATATTCTCAAAAAAGGTAAGAGATTTGCTGGAGCATAATAAAAATGTTACAGCAAAAGATCTCTATATATTGAAGGCAGGAAGGCATTTCAGAATAAACGAAAATGCAAAGGTCATTCTGGGAAGGGATGAAAAGGATAACATAAAACTTAAAAACCTTAAGCAGAATGAGGATATTCTGATAGAACCTTTAGATTTTGCAGGACCTACTGCCATTATATGCGGCACAGCAGATGATGATGCTGTGAACACTGCTGGCAGGATGATACTCCGATATGCAAAGGAAAAGGCAAATGGAAATGGGCAGATAAAGATGACATGGGGCAGCGAAACGACTATATTTACAGTAGATTCACCTCTGGATGAAAAAACAATAGAGAGGATGAGGATATGCTGA